TGCATGATTTCAGATGAGATGTTGGGGACGTTCGTACCTGTTCTGGTTTACTGGGCCTACTCCGGGCTGTACGTGCTGGTCGGATCCTTCGACAAGTACCGGCTGCACtcaaggaaggaggaagaagccAAGAACTCAGCCTCCAAGGGGAAGGTCGTCGTCGGCGTCCTCGTTCAGCAGGCGTTCCAAATCGCtgtctccctcctcctcttcacGGTAATGAACGTAAAAACCAACTTGATCTCAAATCAGGACGTGTTCGAGTGTCTTACCTTTGGCTGGATCCCAAGCAGATGGCTCCCAAAGCCGAGGCGACCACCGCGAAGCCTTCCATCTTGGTGGTGGGATTGCAGTTCGCGGTGGCGATGCTGGTTCTGGACACATGGCAGTACTTCATCCACCGATACATGCACATCAACCGGTTCTTGTACCGCCACATCCACTACAAGCACCACAGCCTCATCGTGCCCTTCGCCTACGGGGCTCTGTACAACCACCCGCTCGAGGGGTTGCTGCTAGACACGGTGGGCGGCGCCATCTCCTTCCTCGTCTCAGGGATGACGCCTCGCAccgccatcttcttcttctccttcgccaCCATCAAGACCGTGGACGACCACTGCGGGCTGTGGCTTCCGGGGAACCCGCTCCATGTGTTGTTCAGCAACAACAGCGCCTACCACGACGTCCATCACCAGCTCTACGGCGGCAAGTACAACTTCTCCCAGCCATTCTTTGTGGTGTGGGATAAGATTCTGGGGACTTACATGCCGTACTCGCTGGAGAGGAGGAAGGATGGGGGGCTTGAAGCAAGACCAGCAAAAGACTAGCATTAGGGATAACATTTCTTCATACATCTTGCCTGCAGTTCATCCCACCAACCCTGTGGATGCATATATTCCATATTCTATCAAATAGATGATAACCATTAGAGCAGTTTGTTGTGGACAATAAAAGCATGAAGAAATGAGAAAGCCAACATATAATATTTCTGCAAGAGTTATTTTATGGTAAGAGAAGACTGAAATGTGCTACTCGGTTTGCCCAACCAAAACTCTCTGGGTGGAATACTTCAACACCAGATGGATGACATTATCAACACCTGCAACACAGCTCCAACAGTATTGACGTTTATGGTTGGGATTGACGAGGACCTGCCAAGAAGCTAATGAATGCAAGAGACTCTGGAAACACAGTCGTAGTTGGAAGCAGTAAACATATACTTAAAGCTAATAATGTGACAAGTTCCTCCATTGATGTCTTGTCTCTCTGTAGATTTAACTCAAGAGAacgtaaaagaatatatatagaaAATGAATGAAGATGAATCAGAGGATGATTTGATTGAATTCAACAAATCAACATTCCATCACTTGCTAAGATATAAGCCTCTGTttctttatcaaaaaaaaaaatgcaagggTTGTTCTACTAATTGATagtttcaccttttttttttaattagaccaCATAAAAGAGCAAAAGAATATTTGGGAAAACATGAAACTATGTAGTCAATTGAAGATATAATCCTCTAATTATTTCAGCAGGATTGCTAACCATATTAAAATGTTGACCTAAGTATCAGAAAAAAAATAGCCTGTAACACAATCATATCATCCATGTTCTCACCTTTAGTTATCTGACAAGCCACTAATTAAATCTCTCCTCTATAAAACCTAGAGCACATTGTGCCATATTCCCAGGAAACCACCATGAGAAGCCAAACAAAGAAGGTTTAGGAGGAAATAAGATAACTCTAAGCACCCTAAAAGACAATATTTATCTAAAAAACAATACAAAAGAAACCACCAACACCAATAGAAGAAATAGAATGATATACCTGATATGGGTAACTTATTCGCCAATTTGAACTCATGTTCACGTATCAAAAGAACTGAACAATATGAAGTAATCAACAAAATATTCAAGCTACAGACTAAGGTagtatttttcttggtattttacctttGTAAAAATATGTATTCTCAACAATACTTTTCATTTGTTAGTGCAGATCCAGAAGTTCTATCTAAGAGAAAAAGGCTCGTAAAAGAGAATACAAATATATCTCAGAGCTGAAAGGAAACAAGAGCATTCAAGTTTCTTACAGCAGTTGATTTAGGCCAGTAAAGAAATGACGAAGCATGTTATAAAATTTTCAATGTAAATTATGTGCATCCTGTTAGCTAAAATACAGAAATGGtaataaaaaatcaaacaaaCAATGGCATTCAGGTTTCGATATGCCACCATCTAATCTTGCATTGCGTTTTCACAATTGATATATGAGAAATCCATGACAGTATAGCATTTCAACATAGAATGAAGAACGTAAACAAATTTAATGTGTTCAGACTGGCTCCACCAAACAGCATTTTCTCCCAACGTATAAAAGTGATTACGGACATAAAGCTGAAAATTTTATGCAAACATATAGCAAGTCACTGATCCtacaaattaaaataaaagaaaattataataaaataacatcATGGTCGATAAGAAACATCAAAATTTTATTGCCCAAAAATGACTTCATTCATTGTCATATGGGGGGCTACAGATCGCAATGGTGGAAACATCTACACagtggaaaaaaataaaaaaggaaaacaacTATTGGCAAATGGCATAACCAGAAAGGACATCTTTCCATCATAAAATGAAAATATAGGGCACTTTGCCCAGCATCAAAAGTACTAATTCTAAATCAAGTACTCGAAATCCTTACACAGGCGAAGCTCTATGTTATTCTGAATTAGATGCCAAAGTTGCAGAGCTGCAGGAAATCCATTTCGGTATCAACATACTTTGTCCAGAGATGCTTGTATTGGTTCAGGGCCACATCAAGCCATGGTTTCATGTTCCCATCAAAGTGTATTACAGCTGCATTTCGAATCTCATCAGGACTTACACTTGGATTATAACCAAGACCCATAACATGCCAAGTCTTATCCAGTGGCTTTGTGGTAGTGTAAAAGGTAACTAGTCCAGCTGGAAGCACAGATGCCGGGTTCCAGAGAGTTCCATCTTCATTCTGTCATAATGACAGCATCGATCCAGATGTCAAGCAACTAAAGTTTTTCTTTAAAGAATTTATAGACATTGGCTAattgaaataaataaattgaagatCCAGGAAAACACTGAATAAATATCATTTAAACATAACAGAAGGATACTATCAAAGAGCTTAgaaaaaatttaatgctaaaaaCATTATGAGAGGCAATAAGCAAGAGGAACCCTAAAAATGCTCAAAGGTGAAGCAAAGGAAAAGTTAGCAAAACTTTAGGACAAAAGACAAAAGGAACCTTTCTGCAATATTTAGGATTCAGGCATGGACATCTAAGTGCAACCCTTGGGTCATGGTTAGGTTGCTTGGTTTGAGCCACAAAATCAAGTGATATTCTGTTTATTTAAGTACTATGTTACTGGAATATGTCTTTTGTGATGAACAGGTTACAAACTCTAAATAATAGCttgcatatcatcaatatatatcACAAGATGTAACCACATATTCTTTTTACCATAAATATATCTTAAGCTTTATtacatataaaatttatttagaaTATCTTTTATTGTCATATCTGTGTCATATTGTACCATATTTTTTCAAGATTTTCCATATCCATGTATTCAAATGTTTTTGTATTGAATCCTACTAATATTCCATATCAGTATATCCATGCTTCATAACTGAAGCATATGAAGCCAACCTTAACATGTCACTGTGCTGTAACTACAGCCTCAACTCTAGCAGGTCATAAGAGTGTTCAGTCTGATCTAGTACAGCATTATTGTTGTAAACATCATTATAGATTTCTCATTGCTAAAACTTTAGACAAATCTTTTTTCATATTCCACATTCATGCCCTGTGGCTTCTTTCCAACATCATCAATGTAACTCTATATGGATGTTGACATGTGTCCATGCAGGCGCAGGCAGACTTGACTGTGACATGATGAAACGATAATCTAAATTGATTTCTACCTTGGACTGGTTGAAGCCAGTATACAAGAATTTTCACCGCTGGTAAAACCAAAGGATGGCATTGATGTAAAAAGATGAAATCTGAGAAGTGTGTGTTCTCTGGATGGGAACTCAATCATCAAAGGCTCATCTAAATTGCTCCCTTTCTCAGAGTGGTTGAAGTCAGTAGATAAACGAGTATTTTACCACCGGTAAAACCAATGGATAACATTGATGTTATTATACCAAATCTGAGAAAGATGTTTACAACAGATGGTAACTCAATCTTAAACAGAAACTTATCTGCTGTTATAGTAAGAAAAATAGAGGAGGAAAAAGATAAAGTGGAGTAAAAATAATAGGAAAAGAGAAAGAATCTTAAGCGTGCAGACAAAAAGAGATAATAATGCTTTAAGGCTAAAGAAATAAGCTCACTTCCACTAAAGACTCATATAAAATTTATTCATTCTCAGTTGCATACTCAGATTTAAATTTTATTGATCCCACTTTAATCCTTAAaggcctatcaacaaccgaagtacCCTTTCCCTCTCAGATGAGGATATAATTTGAGCTGTTGTATGTACATAAGCACATAGATAAACTATTATTAACAAATCAAAGCAAGGATCGAAATTCCATATAAAATTACAGAAAAAGGGAAGTCTACTAACGAAATAGACAATACTTAGAGTTAACCTAAACAAACCTCAACTACATCAAGATTAACTGCTGAGATTAACAAAGCATAAGTGCAGCACAGTCACACTAGGCAGATAATAGGTTTAGTGGCACCTATACCAGATATGTAAGCTTATATTACTTCATAAAGATTATCCAAAAGCATAATTACTTCTTTTGCATTTTATGATTGTTTAAAACTTTTTAGCCTGCCAAGGGTTTGGAGGAATCCTATAGTCGTAGCTCAAGTGCAGAAAATAACAATGTGAACTGTACGATTTCATGGAGCCAATAAAATATCTGGATAGCTTTAGTATAACTTCAGAAGAAAGGGAAAGTAAGAATAAGATGTCAAATGACACGAAGGGATGTGAATTCTCCATGGATCACTCACGGACTAAGTGATACAACTACATAAATAACGTTGAGACACTTTTAGGAGAAGCAATTTTGTAAAGGAACTGTTCAGAAACatatgaagaaggaaagaagtcTCACCAGGCTCTGATACTGATGGAATCGATCGGTGCATCTCTCCCTCCTCCATGCATCGAGGTCAAAGACGTTCACGCCGTAGGCCCAAGCGCACGCCCTCGGGCTGAATTGATCCCGGACTTGAGGAATCGAGAAGTTCAAGTACCTGCTGTACCTCCTAAAACCACCGAAGCACGTTTCGACTGCCCCGTTCACCATGCCATCCAAATCGACCCGCCACAGCCCTGTTAGATCCTTCTGCACCACCACGTCGTCCTCCAAAAGCACGATTCGCCTCAGCTTAGGGTACATTTCGGGCAGGTAGAACCTCAGGTGGTCCAGCACCGACAGGTCGCGCCGCCCGCCCTCGACCATCCGGACCACCGGTGAGTAGGAGGAGTTCAAGAACCCGAACTCGGCGAGAGACCTCACCTCCACCTTGGCGCCGCGAGCCGGCGGGCGGCGAACGAACCAGACCTGCATGGCCGCCAGGTACATTGGATCGGTGACGACATGGAAGACGTGCTTCGAGGGCTCCTCCGCGTTCTTGATGGCGGAGTTGATCACCACGGAAACGGCGATCACGTTGTCGGAGAAGATGGCGTAGTGGTAGAGGTCAGGGTCGGCGAGATCGGCCGGGGCGACTGAGGCGGCGCGGCGGTAGGTCTCGGGGTGGGCGATCCGCTCCTCCATGAGGCGCATGGCGAGGCAATGGAGGCTCTTGGGGGTGGATCCGGCGGCGATGGAGCCGGCAAGAGCGCCGAGCTTCTTGGCACGGTGGAGCTGCTCCCGGACGGCGAAGATGGTGTCACGGAGCTTCTGGATCTTGAGTTGGGTGTCGAAGGCCTCCTTGGACTCGCCAACGAGCTGGCGGGCGAGCTTGATGCGGTCCTTGGCCTCCTTCTCGAGAGGGCGGAGGGCGTCTTCGTCGTCGACAGGGGCGGCGAGGCGGGTGGAAAGGTCTGAAAGAGTTGCGGCGAGGCCCTGAAAGACGCGGAGCTGGCGGGAGGAGTCGAGCTTGAGGCGACGGGCGTAGGCGGCATAGGCGGTGGCGAGGGCGGAGTGGTCGGCGGCCTGGCGGTAGATCAGGTCGAGACGGGCGCGGAGGGGGTCGGAGGCAAGAAAGCCGCGGCGGCGGACTGCGGCAGAGGCGGTGTTGTGGGaagggggagaggaggaggaggaggaggagaggatggcGGAGAGGGCGGCGAGGGAGAGGAGAGTGAAGACGGCGGAGGCGAAgaccttgtaggagaacaaggcgCCGAAGCCTGTGACCGGGCGGGCGGGGCGCATTCCGGCCATCACACTGTTCGATGGCGGTTTCTCCGCACCAGATCTTAGACGCGCTACGTTTGGCTCTTTGGCATTGATGAGATAGTGGCAGTGGAGATTGGGAATCGGAAGAAGTGGCGAGTGGAGTGTGAGATGGCGTTCTACCAATTATTATTGCTATTAGAACCATGTATTGTCAAATCCCATGACTTAGAAAAGGGGTCTTTACAGCTGCATTCTATCATGGTCCAGAAATAGTGTCTTTATCCTCACTAATTTATATTCCTTGGTAAACTGAAATGCTtcacatatttttttctttaacatcggtataaaaaaaaaagggttaattACAACTATTTTAAGTTTTAAATTTatcatcataatataattttaaggatatattttttatttaaaaaaaataaatgcaaaatatgatatttattttaaGACATTGCCatcaataattaaaataaatttttaggtGCGATTTTGAACCGATCTACGAGTTTCAATTGATTATCAAATTATAATTAAATGATAAAAACTATTTAGATTTTGAGAGCGTATACATATGATGGACTTATCTCTTCACACATGAGAATTTGCAACACTGATTTCTTTATATCGATAACTTTGCCATTAGTTACCTCCTACTACTCATTAATGTACCGATGAAATCTTTAATTTGTAAGAATATATACAACAATTGTTTGATGCTATGAATCGGTTTTAAAAAGGAGTAAAATGTATTTAATAATATTGTTTCTTAAGAAAATGTGATGAGAGTGTTCCTTCGTTTGATCAAGATTCGAATTACATGTTGTGTATTATTTATTATACTGCATATAAATTTCTCCAATGAATGTGTCTGACTCATCCTCATTTCCTTTAGTCCTTCTTTAACGAATTTTACTGATTAACTATTTTATCTTGGTTATTTATCGTAATAGATCAGTTCAGATCGGATCTGATCCACCCTCAACGCTTCTGTTTGCATAAGATAGATAGCAACTCAAATCTAACATTCTTATCCGTCAATGTCAGGTATAAACATCTTCCATCCatcagaacaaaagaagaagagttgctTACAGCTCGTAAAAGATAGTGTAATCATTCAAACCCAGTTGAGcttctttgtgtgtgtgtgagtgagcTTACTGCAGATGGTGGAAAACGCAATCATTCATCCTTTTCCTTTACCAGCTCTGTACAAATATATCTCTGTGACTAAATCTTTAAAGCATTAAACAAGAGAGAACCTATCCAAaccaaatcataaaaagaaacataaaGAAACTCCAAAGGAAATGAAATGAAATCTTTCACTCTCTTGACGTCCCGCAAAGCCTCTCACTTGGCTACCCGAGGAGGTGCAGCTTCAGCACCGGTTGTGGATGGGATCCGACCCTCTTCGAACCCTTCGTTTGCTGGTGCTGTTGGAATCAAATGATGAAGACTTGGCTGCTGATTTCTTGCCGGCGTCGACATTGGCAAGGATGCGTCGGTTCTTCTCCGCCAGTCCACCTTCTTCACCATACCTGAGAACATGGTCGACGCTTCGCAGGCCGCAGACCATCTCTCCATCGGAAGCTAGTAACACGACGCACAGAAGAAACAGGAGGAGCTTATCGAGGTTGAAGCCGCCCATTGCCCCTCTACGTCGATGCAGAAGCTCGAGGCGATTCTCGTAAGGCAGTCCCAGCAGATCCTTCTCTTCTTCATGTACCCTATTATGCTGGTCTAAAAGCACAAATAAAGCTCGGATTCACTTCGGTCATGTACCTGCAACGCAAGCAAATCCAAGGCTGTCTTAGAAGATTCTGACAGGCATGAGTAAAGGGATTGGAACACACAATCCTTGGGAAGATAAGCATCTTTCCACAGCTTCCCTTGCCTCTCATTCCTTCCATCTCTCCCTCCTTCACTAAGCAAGTCGTTAAAGAGAGCTGTGGGGAATAGGGCCACCACCGACCCCCAGCACTTGCTTTATCCCCATCCTGTGATCTCCTCATGCCTTTACCTATCCTCTTTGAACCAGGAAGCTCCCTTATCCATGCCctaccaagagagagagagagagagagagattcttgtGCCGAATTCCTTTTCTTTATGCGTGCCTTTcttttcactctctctctctctctctctctctgtggattTGTTGAGCGGATAGAAATCTCTATTTCCCTTGCTGTTGATTATTAATTCTCTTTAGCTTTTTTCCCCAACTGTTCTTGAAGCATTACACCCTTCACTTTAAGAAAAACTGAGGGGTTTGCATGAAGGAAAAAAACTGGTATCCAAGGCATGCAGGAAGACCAATTCAAAAATTCCACCAATAGGTGGATTTGTGCTTTTAAATCTAGAATAAAGCAAAAGAGCAAAGCGATTACTGTTGCTGCTTTCCATGGCCACCTAGCTAAGGGTAGAACTCATCGCAATATACGCATTCATTCCATACATGTTCGTACATATATGCGAATCTACGTTCCTGAGACCTACAAAATATACGCATGCAATTCGCAATTCTCACTTGTGAGAGTCTATCCTCACCATGTATAATCAAATATGAATCAAACTCTGCGATATCTGCTTGTGCACGCGGAGG
This DNA window, taken from Musa acuminata AAA Group cultivar baxijiao chromosome BXJ3-7, Cavendish_Baxijiao_AAA, whole genome shotgun sequence, encodes the following:
- the LOC135643058 gene encoding sphinganine C4-monooxygenase 2-like — its product is MACMISDEMLGTFVPVLVYWAYSGLYVLVGSFDKYRLHSRKEEEAKNSASKGKVVVGVLVQQAFQIAVSLLLFTMAPKAEATTAKPSILVVGLQFAVAMLVLDTWQYFIHRYMHINRFLYRHIHYKHHSLIVPFAYGALYNHPLEGLLLDTVGGAISFLVSGMTPRTAIFFFSFATIKTVDDHCGLWLPGNPLHVLFSNNSAYHDVHHQLYGGKYNFSQPFFVVWDKILGTYMPYSLERRKDGGLEARPAKD
- the LOC135642022 gene encoding probable galacturonosyltransferase 9, which gives rise to MAGMRPARPVTGFGALFSYKVFASAVFTLLSLAALSAILSSSSSSSPPSHNTASAAVRRRGFLASDPLRARLDLIYRQAADHSALATAYAAYARRLKLDSSRQLRVFQGLAATLSDLSTRLAAPVDDEDALRPLEKEAKDRIKLARQLVGESKEAFDTQLKIQKLRDTIFAVREQLHRAKKLGALAGSIAAGSTPKSLHCLAMRLMEERIAHPETYRRAASVAPADLADPDLYHYAIFSDNVIAVSVVINSAIKNAEEPSKHVFHVVTDPMYLAAMQVWFVRRPPARGAKVEVRSLAEFGFLNSSYSPVVRMVEGGRRDLSVLDHLRFYLPEMYPKLRRIVLLEDDVVVQKDLTGLWRVDLDGMVNGAVETCFGGFRRYSRYLNFSIPQVRDQFSPRACAWAYGVNVFDLDAWRRERCTDRFHQYQSLNEDGTLWNPASVLPAGLVTFYTTTKPLDKTWHVMGLGYNPSVSPDEIRNAAVIHFDGNMKPWLDVALNQYKHLWTKYVDTEMDFLQLCNFGI